The Spartinivicinus poritis genome has a window encoding:
- a CDS encoding sigma-54-dependent transcriptional regulator, translating into MNDEHILVIDDEPAFCELCKLWLVQQGYTVSVASDTEQARQVLAKQTIGLILLDLALPPSFTPEEGLQLIPECEAPVIVMTGHADRDLALTAIKNGAWDFLAKPIDPDMLAIVVKRALVKHELELQLSQLRQQLVQDDDMGLVGVSENIQSTRQLITRIAPTDVPVLITGPSGTGKEIIAKAIHQHSSRKNQPFISVHCGAIPADLLESELFGYKKGAFTGADKDRVGLIALADNGTLFLDEIGEMPSAMQVKLLRVLQEGSFYPVGGRDLVKVNIRIVSATNRDLLGAVAAGNFRDDLFYRIKGITIQTLSLQQRKQDIPSLIQHFLLRYNVKNRTAITIQADALAWLTNNQWQGNVRELKNTIESLAAIAQGQQVTMDEISFLFTGNEVVPVELNDESLEQQVKQLEIRLITVALEQSNGNRTHAAQKLKLSRQGLLKKMERYGLNTLREQS; encoded by the coding sequence ATGAATGATGAACATATATTAGTGATTGACGATGAACCTGCATTTTGTGAGCTGTGCAAGCTTTGGCTTGTGCAACAAGGTTATACAGTATCTGTCGCATCAGATACTGAGCAGGCTAGGCAAGTTTTAGCAAAGCAAACAATAGGTTTAATATTGCTTGATCTTGCCTTACCTCCTTCTTTTACTCCAGAGGAAGGGTTGCAGTTGATCCCTGAGTGTGAAGCACCTGTTATTGTCATGACAGGTCATGCTGATAGAGACCTTGCTTTAACGGCTATCAAAAATGGAGCATGGGATTTTTTGGCTAAACCTATTGATCCAGATATGCTGGCTATTGTTGTAAAACGTGCTCTCGTTAAACATGAATTAGAGCTGCAGTTAAGCCAGTTACGTCAACAGCTGGTACAAGATGATGATATGGGATTGGTAGGTGTTAGCGAAAATATTCAATCTACCAGGCAATTAATTACCCGGATAGCACCTACTGATGTGCCAGTGCTGATTACCGGCCCGTCAGGTACTGGAAAGGAAATTATTGCAAAAGCCATTCATCAACATAGTAGTCGAAAAAATCAGCCGTTTATTTCTGTTCACTGTGGTGCGATCCCTGCCGACTTACTAGAAAGTGAGCTGTTTGGCTATAAGAAAGGGGCATTCACAGGGGCAGATAAAGATCGAGTTGGGTTAATAGCGTTAGCGGATAATGGCACTTTATTTTTAGATGAAATAGGTGAAATGCCTAGCGCAATGCAAGTTAAGTTACTAAGGGTATTGCAGGAAGGAAGTTTTTATCCTGTAGGGGGAAGAGACCTGGTTAAAGTGAATATTCGTATTGTCAGTGCGACCAACCGCGACTTGCTTGGGGCTGTAGCAGCTGGGAATTTTCGTGATGACCTATTTTATCGAATTAAGGGTATAACAATTCAAACGTTAAGTTTGCAGCAACGGAAACAGGATATACCTTCCCTTATTCAACACTTTTTACTGCGATATAATGTTAAAAATCGAACAGCGATTACTATCCAAGCAGATGCGTTAGCATGGTTGACTAATAATCAATGGCAAGGAAATGTTCGAGAGTTAAAAAATACTATCGAAAGTTTAGCTGCAATCGCTCAAGGGCAGCAGGTAACGATGGATGAGATTAGCTTTTTGTTTACTGGTAATGAAGTAGTGCCAGTAGAGTTAAATGATGAATCTTTGGAGCAACAAGTGAAGCAATTAGAGATTCGTTTGATTACAGTGGCACTTGAGCAAAGTAATGGCAATAGAACGCACGCAGCACAAAAACTAAAACTATCAAGACAAGGGTTGCTAAAGAAAATGGAGCGATATGGTTTAAATACGCTTCGTGAACAAAGCTAG
- a CDS encoding cytochrome-c peroxidase, giving the protein MKVNIPLLTLLFVCFINSSFSSAEVLNKTVAKVSDVTQNGDSASNALIELGKRLFFDKRLSGDSSIACSDCHQPQYGFTHRTALSPGYPGNKHFRNAPSLINTALKTRWLHDGRIATNLNDVVREMLTEDYIMNMDMRLMQERLKQDLNYVALFAKAGLGEPSNSGVRKAIPAFLAVLKSTKNNYDLNKLNKQARQGKQLFFGKAGCSQCHSGHLYTDELPHNTGVPENLSVFLDPLSHQTFIAFNMFMGVSDYMSLKRDIGAGVLTHKADGSDRGKFITPSLRELNYTAPYMHNGIFNTLDEVVSFYNKGGGKDRYLDKKIKPLGLTKVEQKALVSFLKSLSSSVDIAKKYTNQEHQYSYHLIEKWQDKEN; this is encoded by the coding sequence TTGAAGGTAAATATCCCCTTATTGACCTTATTGTTTGTGTGCTTTATAAACAGTAGTTTTTCTAGTGCAGAAGTTCTGAATAAGACAGTTGCTAAGGTCTCTGACGTTACTCAGAACGGTGATAGTGCTAGTAATGCATTGATCGAATTAGGAAAAAGACTATTTTTTGATAAAAGGTTGTCAGGTGATAGTAGTATAGCCTGTAGTGATTGTCATCAGCCACAATATGGTTTTACTCACAGAACAGCATTATCGCCAGGTTATCCTGGTAATAAGCACTTTCGCAATGCCCCAAGCTTAATTAATACCGCACTCAAAACTCGCTGGTTGCATGATGGAAGAATTGCTACCAATTTAAATGATGTAGTGAGGGAAATGCTAACAGAAGATTATATCATGAATATGGATATGCGCTTAATGCAAGAGCGGCTTAAGCAAGACTTAAATTATGTAGCACTTTTTGCTAAAGCTGGCTTAGGAGAACCAAGTAATAGTGGAGTAAGAAAAGCAATACCTGCTTTCTTGGCAGTGCTTAAGTCTACAAAGAATAACTATGATCTAAATAAATTAAATAAACAAGCAAGACAAGGTAAACAACTATTCTTTGGCAAGGCTGGTTGTAGCCAATGTCACAGTGGGCACTTATATACAGATGAGCTTCCTCATAATACAGGTGTGCCAGAAAATTTATCTGTATTTCTTGACCCTTTAAGTCATCAGACCTTTATAGCTTTTAATATGTTTATGGGGGTATCAGATTATATGTCACTTAAACGAGATATAGGGGCAGGTGTATTAACCCATAAAGCAGATGGTAGTGATAGGGGAAAGTTTATTACTCCAAGTCTTAGAGAATTAAACTATACCGCACCTTATATGCATAATGGTATTTTTAACACATTAGATGAGGTGGTATCTTTTTATAATAAAGGTGGAGGTAAAGATCGTTACCTTGATAAAAAAATTAAACCGCTAGGCTTAACAAAAGTAGAGCAGAAGGCATTGGTCTCTTTTTTAAAGTCATTATCGTCTTCAGTAGATATAGCTAAGAAATATACTAATCAGGAGCATCAATATAGTTATCACTTAATTGAAAAATGGCAAGATAAAGAAAACTAA
- a CDS encoding arsenate reductase (azurin) small subunit — MTSLEINDNADDKNASCLISRRQFLFNSSTAAVASCVPLVIYNQSGEAQSLTAKMVKYPNRQLSKLSELKVNEPININYPDNGNNTAAILVKLGVPAGGGVGPDEDIVAFSYYCSHQGGPLQGTYKAVDEHRVLGPCPFHLSLFDLTRHGILIAGQAYQSLPQIVLEVQNDKVIATGVMGLLFGRTNNLIATARG, encoded by the coding sequence ATGACGTCACTTGAAATTAATGATAATGCTGATGATAAGAATGCCTCTTGCTTAATAAGTCGTAGGCAATTTTTGTTTAACTCAAGTACGGCTGCGGTAGCATCTTGTGTTCCGTTAGTAATATATAACCAATCCGGTGAAGCACAATCGCTAACGGCTAAGATGGTTAAATATCCAAACAGGCAACTGAGTAAGTTAAGTGAGCTGAAAGTCAATGAACCAATTAATATTAACTATCCTGATAATGGGAATAATACAGCTGCTATTTTAGTAAAATTAGGCGTACCAGCAGGCGGCGGGGTTGGCCCTGATGAAGATATTGTCGCATTTAGTTATTATTGCAGTCATCAGGGAGGGCCATTGCAAGGTACTTATAAAGCTGTCGATGAGCATCGAGTATTAGGCCCTTGCCCATTTCATTTATCTCTATTTGACTTAACCCGTCATGGTATTTTAATTGCCGGGCAAGCTTATCAGAGTTTGCCGCAGATTGTGCTGGAAGTCCAAAATGACAAAGTAATTGCAACAGGTGTTATGGGACTACTATTTGGGCGCACTAATAATTTAATAGCAACGGCAAGAGGATAA
- a CDS encoding paraquat-inducible protein A, with product MNKARCRAKCKQLAEPIYTIDMKINVLLKVSWLVISLFILFGMFLPLFSLERFYFLENQVSLVSIVIDLFKEKQLILFLAIFIFSIVIPVFKLSLIFVILFRSISSQRKAKYIKLLQILGKWSMLDVFIVAIMLVTIKFGVIANVSVHIGLYLFTCGVVGSMLLTQLLSVSRDKPNINS from the coding sequence GTGAACAAAGCTAGATGCCGAGCAAAATGTAAACAATTAGCTGAGCCAATATACACTATCGATATGAAAATAAATGTATTGCTAAAAGTTAGCTGGTTGGTTATATCGTTATTTATCTTATTTGGCATGTTTTTGCCTTTGTTTTCTTTAGAAAGGTTTTATTTTTTAGAAAACCAAGTATCGCTTGTTTCTATCGTTATTGACTTATTTAAAGAAAAGCAACTGATTCTCTTTTTGGCTATATTTATTTTTAGTATCGTTATACCTGTTTTTAAACTTAGTCTTATTTTTGTAATATTATTTAGAAGTATATCCTCCCAACGAAAAGCAAAATATATAAAGCTTTTACAAATTTTGGGCAAATGGTCAATGTTAGATGTGTTTATCGTTGCAATTATGCTAGTTACCATTAAATTTGGTGTTATAGCTAATGTTTCTGTGCATATTGGCCTGTACCTTTTTACCTGTGGAGTAGTGGGTAGTATGCTACTTACTCAGTTGCTATCAGTAAGTAGGGACAAACCAAACATAAATTCATGA
- a CDS encoding cytochrome-c peroxidase — MNRLKQAYFRLFIVVLVLTLIQKTSASQFPPLAPLGKVPEPPDNKTTEAKIALGKLLFFDGRLGGDGSTSCASCHVPEMGWDWPGKLSLGYPGTIHWRNAQTIINAAYYDKLFWAGASKSLEAQAKSAAKGAVAGNGEDDLMEARLALIPEYRQQFKKVFGDEWPKINNAWNAIAAFERTLIQTDTPLDHFLNGDKNALTAEQLAGKKLFEGKAGCIQCHNGALASDQAYYNIGVPPSSEWQTNPLAQITMRYELYAKGMDEQQYRHTKADPGAYFRTKHPSMKGKFRTPSLRYTLYTAPYMHNGELASLTDVIDFYDAGGFTSDGRTTAYPTTKSKLIKPLSLNKKEKKQLLSFLKAFSGKKITIERPNLPAYQKLFSKKELMEAKK, encoded by the coding sequence ATGAATAGACTAAAGCAGGCATATTTTAGATTATTTATTGTTGTTTTAGTATTGACTTTGATCCAGAAAACTAGTGCTTCTCAGTTTCCTCCGCTTGCTCCATTAGGCAAAGTACCTGAACCGCCGGATAATAAAACGACAGAAGCAAAAATAGCGTTAGGTAAACTCCTTTTTTTTGATGGTCGACTAGGTGGTGATGGATCAACATCTTGTGCTTCTTGTCATGTACCAGAAATGGGCTGGGATTGGCCTGGCAAGCTATCACTCGGTTATCCTGGTACCATTCATTGGCGAAATGCTCAAACGATAATCAATGCAGCCTACTATGATAAATTGTTTTGGGCCGGAGCCTCTAAATCTTTGGAGGCGCAAGCAAAGTCTGCAGCTAAAGGAGCTGTTGCGGGAAATGGTGAAGATGATTTAATGGAAGCTAGATTGGCACTGATTCCTGAGTATCGCCAACAGTTTAAAAAAGTATTTGGTGATGAATGGCCTAAAATTAATAATGCCTGGAATGCAATTGCCGCATTTGAACGTACTTTGATTCAAACTGATACTCCTTTGGACCATTTTTTAAATGGTGATAAAAACGCACTAACAGCAGAACAGCTTGCAGGGAAAAAGTTATTTGAAGGTAAAGCTGGCTGTATTCAATGCCATAACGGTGCATTAGCATCTGATCAAGCTTATTATAATATTGGTGTACCTCCCAGTAGTGAGTGGCAAACAAACCCTCTTGCACAAATCACTATGCGTTATGAGCTTTATGCTAAAGGAATGGATGAGCAACAATATCGACACACTAAAGCAGATCCAGGAGCTTATTTTCGAACCAAACATCCTTCTATGAAAGGAAAGTTTAGAACACCATCATTACGTTATACACTTTATACCGCACCTTACATGCATAATGGCGAATTAGCTAGTCTGACAGATGTTATTGATTTTTATGATGCAGGTGGCTTTACCAGTGATGGTCGAACAACAGCCTATCCAACAACAAAGAGTAAATTAATTAAGCCATTAAGTCTTAATAAAAAAGAAAAAAAGCAACTGTTATCTTTCTTGAAGGCATTTTCTGGAAAAAAAATTACTATTGAGCGCCCCAATTTACCTGCTTATCAAAAATTGTTTAGTAAAAAAGAGCTAATGGAGGCAAAAAAATGA
- a CDS encoding arsenate reductase (azurin) large subunit yields MVRHIFPPEDHIPLPPPTADVITTACDYCVVACGFKVYRWPVREPSGGMKASENAFGVDFPSFPLQAWVAPSQYNVIMHKGEPHHIVIVPDKQTKVVNKMGDSSMRGGLLAQKVYNPLTATKDRLLQPLIRVGGVLQPVSWDFVMDVASEIAVYVRNKFGANAYCVKTYSYQYIENTYAITKYALRHLNTANFTFHDTPSDVTSTPGFRDAGFDNFGPSYEDWGAADVLMVCGTDPYETKTILFTQYIMPAIQKGMKAIALNPRETSGIAYMKKMGGLHIDLYPGTDTLVLGAIARVIMENGWEDTEWIKQWVNNKWESNSGFGQGTRNTPWQWRTTWGKFQTKGFADYKQWNFSQPEYEPGYAAKIAGIDVEKIYLAAAMLAKPNPDGSRVKASFGIEKGFYWSNNTGNTNAISSLATICGAGGRSGRVIGRFGGHQRGGVWGGKLPRNKSPEKLPGRRRRALDVDRWLVSGHTRLAHVIGTTWIQAMTGSQGLYRKFRELTQGNPHQVNSFEKEKIINTLKNRVDSGGMVVFNQDIYMRDPIGARFADIIFPAATWGEENFTRANGERRLRLYQKFYDPPGDAKPDWWIIAQLARKMGYDGFEWKDSNSVAEEAARFSRGSRKDFYMVKVAAKKAGTTLHEQFRKMGTEGIQAPVFFNYKTNKLIGTKRLHDTEMGLEELAEKGLENGPQGANIIPKTLLAFNTHTGKVNLQKHPWSLFSDFHQWIQPKEDELWFTNGRINEIWQSGFDDTQRRAYTMQRWPENWVEIHPADAKTRGIESGDRVILYSDRVPCFKDTLHGSYEGQFQFSELLAKGHIELEQAAVTAIAMVTPAIKQGVLYSNMLDMRQPTNALTARVVDNISGNYNYKMGVARVKKMSESPYKRQFRNFSFVPRNIV; encoded by the coding sequence ATGGTTAGACATATTTTCCCCCCAGAAGATCATATCCCCTTACCACCTCCTACTGCCGATGTTATTACAACCGCTTGTGACTACTGTGTGGTTGCCTGTGGGTTTAAAGTTTATCGGTGGCCAGTTAGAGAGCCAAGCGGAGGGATGAAAGCAAGTGAAAATGCTTTTGGGGTTGATTTTCCTAGTTTTCCACTACAAGCTTGGGTTGCTCCTTCTCAATATAATGTCATTATGCATAAGGGAGAGCCCCACCATATAGTCATCGTTCCTGATAAACAAACAAAAGTCGTTAATAAAATGGGTGATTCAAGTATGCGTGGCGGGCTATTAGCGCAGAAAGTTTACAATCCACTAACAGCAACTAAAGATCGCTTATTACAGCCATTAATACGTGTTGGTGGTGTGCTACAGCCCGTCAGTTGGGATTTTGTTATGGATGTAGCAAGTGAAATTGCTGTTTATGTAAGAAATAAGTTTGGAGCTAATGCTTATTGTGTTAAGACTTATTCTTATCAGTATATTGAAAATACTTATGCAATCACCAAGTATGCTTTACGTCACCTAAATACGGCCAACTTTACTTTCCATGATACGCCTTCAGATGTTACATCAACACCAGGATTCCGTGATGCTGGGTTTGATAATTTTGGGCCAAGTTATGAAGATTGGGGGGCTGCTGATGTATTAATGGTTTGTGGAACTGATCCCTATGAAACAAAAACGATTTTATTTACCCAGTATATAATGCCTGCGATTCAAAAAGGGATGAAAGCAATTGCTCTTAACCCAAGAGAGACTTCAGGTATTGCTTATATGAAAAAAATGGGAGGCCTGCATATAGATTTATATCCCGGTACTGACACTTTAGTATTAGGTGCTATCGCAAGAGTTATCATGGAGAATGGCTGGGAAGATACAGAGTGGATTAAGCAATGGGTAAATAATAAATGGGAGTCAAACTCAGGATTTGGACAAGGAACACGTAATACACCATGGCAATGGCGAACCACCTGGGGAAAATTTCAAACAAAAGGCTTTGCTGATTATAAACAATGGAATTTCTCGCAACCAGAATATGAGCCAGGTTATGCAGCAAAAATTGCTGGTATTGATGTTGAAAAAATATATTTGGCCGCAGCAATGTTAGCAAAACCTAATCCTGATGGTTCTAGAGTAAAAGCCTCTTTTGGTATTGAAAAAGGTTTTTATTGGAGTAATAACACAGGCAATACTAATGCAATTTCAAGTCTGGCAACCATTTGTGGAGCGGGTGGCCGATCTGGAAGAGTGATTGGCCGTTTTGGTGGTCATCAACGGGGTGGTGTTTGGGGAGGTAAATTACCGAGAAATAAATCGCCTGAAAAATTGCCCGGTAGACGACGCAGGGCTTTGGATGTCGATCGTTGGCTGGTATCAGGCCATACTCGATTAGCTCATGTCATAGGCACCACTTGGATTCAAGCGATGACGGGCTCACAAGGCTTATACCGCAAGTTTCGTGAGCTAACTCAAGGTAACCCTCATCAAGTTAATAGCTTTGAAAAAGAGAAAATTATTAACACTCTTAAAAACCGAGTGGACTCAGGAGGAATGGTAGTATTTAACCAGGATATTTATATGCGAGATCCCATTGGTGCTCGATTTGCTGATATTATTTTTCCTGCTGCTACCTGGGGAGAAGAAAACTTTACGCGGGCTAATGGAGAAAGACGGTTAAGGTTATATCAGAAATTTTACGATCCACCAGGTGACGCTAAACCAGACTGGTGGATTATAGCCCAATTAGCTCGCAAAATGGGATATGATGGCTTTGAGTGGAAAGATTCTAATAGTGTTGCAGAAGAAGCAGCACGATTTAGCAGAGGGTCTAGAAAAGACTTTTATATGGTCAAAGTGGCTGCAAAAAAAGCAGGTACTACTTTACATGAACAATTCAGAAAAATGGGTACAGAAGGCATTCAAGCCCCGGTATTTTTTAACTACAAAACGAATAAATTGATAGGCACCAAACGACTTCATGATACAGAAATGGGGCTGGAGGAGCTTGCAGAAAAAGGCTTAGAAAATGGACCTCAAGGCGCTAATATTATTCCTAAAACATTACTAGCATTTAATACCCACACAGGAAAAGTTAACTTGCAGAAACACCCCTGGAGTTTATTTTCAGATTTTCATCAATGGATACAGCCTAAAGAAGATGAACTTTGGTTTACCAATGGCCGAATAAATGAAATATGGCAGTCAGGTTTTGATGATACTCAGCGAAGAGCCTATACCATGCAGCGTTGGCCAGAAAACTGGGTAGAGATTCACCCTGCTGATGCCAAAACCAGAGGTATTGAGTCTGGTGACAGAGTTATTTTATATTCTGATCGGGTGCCCTGTTTTAAAGACACTTTACATGGTAGTTATGAGGGGCAATTTCAATTCTCTGAGCTGTTAGCTAAGGGACATATTGAACTAGAGCAAGCAGCAGTAACAGCCATTGCAATGGTAACACCTGCAATTAAGCAAGGTGTGCTGTATTCCAATATGTTAGATATGCGTCAGCCAACCAATGCTCTAACTGCCAGAGTAGTTGATAATATTAGTGGCAATTACAACTACAAGATGGGCGTTGCCAGAGTAAAAAAAATGAGTGAGTCACCTTATAAACGTCAGTTTCGTAACTTTTCCTTTGTACCAAGAAATATTGTTTAG
- a CDS encoding sterol desaturase family protein has translation MIGLDIVSTSRLLIFLVAIALLGYFEYRYPYRVVKNKWTHLLSNFALIGIATVILRVLFKVLLPLSVAIVTVNNNWGAIHWLGLSELTDNVVMMIGWVIMLDCAIYWQHRLMHKLPILWRFHKIHHADRAFDFSTGVRFHPVEMIISTLFKSLLIVLLGIPVIAVIIFEILLSTSSLFEHANFRLPTRVDLLLRKILVTPSMHRIHHSVVVTETNSNFGFSLSWWDYLFGTYRDKPVTNEAVMPLGLTQYQHSDTSSISWMMIQPFKRS, from the coding sequence ATGATAGGGCTTGATATTGTAAGCACATCCCGTTTGTTGATTTTTTTGGTAGCTATTGCTTTGTTAGGCTACTTTGAGTACCGGTATCCATATCGAGTCGTGAAAAATAAATGGACGCATCTACTGAGTAACTTTGCACTTATTGGTATAGCAACCGTTATTCTGAGGGTATTATTTAAAGTATTATTACCTCTTTCAGTCGCTATTGTGACAGTTAATAATAATTGGGGGGCGATCCATTGGTTAGGCTTGTCGGAGCTGACAGATAATGTCGTTATGATGATAGGCTGGGTTATTATGCTAGATTGTGCAATTTATTGGCAACATAGGCTGATGCATAAGTTACCCATATTATGGCGTTTCCATAAAATACATCATGCTGATCGAGCGTTTGATTTCTCTACTGGTGTTCGGTTTCATCCAGTTGAAATGATTATTTCAACTTTGTTTAAGTCTTTATTAATTGTCTTGTTAGGTATACCCGTTATTGCTGTAATCATATTTGAAATCTTACTTAGTACCTCGTCGCTATTTGAGCATGCTAATTTTCGTTTGCCAACAAGGGTTGACCTACTATTAAGAAAAATACTGGTTACCCCTAGTATGCATCGGATTCATCACTCAGTAGTCGTAACAGAAACAAACTCCAACTTTGGTTTCAGTTTAAGCTGGTGGGATTACTTGTTTGGCACTTATCGGGATAAGCCTGTAACCAATGAGGCAGTTATGCCCCTTGGCTTAACTCAATATCAACACAGTGATACATCATCTATTAGTTGGATGATGATACAACCATTTAAACGGTCATAG
- a CDS encoding helix-turn-helix domain-containing protein has translation MTKIDGRKLSHEELEKIRVAAVKRVHAGESPELVIKSIGFHRSCIYDWLSQYKMHGEEGLKAKPITGRPPKLTEEHLKQLILLLEKKPTEFGIEKVLWDRDSFKQIIEQEFHVKISKTGVSRLLAKLGIYSKESYDFSANEYLSEKIALLKLDAKKSKEVLYFVTNQQVVLDNASDMSAVCFCAVTAKGDLRFIITNKDKAGFINDTFTEILTATVQKPVKLVRLEELEKDSFAANRSSSTTDIVNTPLYSASQTSFV, from the coding sequence ATGACTAAGATTGATGGTAGAAAGCTGTCTCATGAAGAGTTAGAAAAAATCAGAGTTGCTGCAGTGAAACGAGTTCATGCAGGAGAAAGTCCAGAGTTGGTCATTAAGTCAATAGGCTTTCATCGTTCATGTATTTATGACTGGCTGTCTCAGTATAAAATGCATGGCGAAGAGGGCTTGAAAGCAAAGCCAATTACCGGGCGTCCTCCTAAACTGACTGAGGAACATTTGAAGCAGCTAATATTGTTGCTAGAGAAAAAGCCAACAGAATTTGGTATTGAAAAAGTACTATGGGATAGAGATTCATTTAAGCAAATCATTGAGCAAGAATTTCATGTGAAAATTAGTAAAACTGGGGTTAGCCGTTTACTAGCAAAACTGGGTATTTATAGCAAAGAAAGCTATGATTTTTCTGCAAATGAATATCTTAGTGAAAAAATTGCTCTTCTTAAGTTAGATGCGAAAAAGAGTAAGGAAGTTTTATACTTTGTAACAAATCAGCAAGTTGTGCTTGATAATGCAAGTGACATGTCAGCAGTTTGTTTCTGTGCTGTAACGGCAAAAGGCGATTTACGCTTTATTATTACAAACAAAGACAAAGCTGGTTTTATCAATGACACATTTACTGAAATACTAACGGCAACAGTGCAGAAGCCTGTCAAACTGGTCAGATTGGAAGAGCTTGAAAAGGACAGCTTTGCTGCAAACCGCTCTTCTAGCACTACAGACATAGTGAATACACCTCTTTATTCAGCTAGTCAAACGTCATTCGTATAG